A stretch of the Desulfatibacillum aliphaticivorans DSM 15576 genome encodes the following:
- a CDS encoding glutamate-5-semialdehyde dehydrogenase yields MSVNEIILDMAKAARAASREIGKCSGQVKDKVLTDIAALLKEEASFLYQENAKDLEAAKESGLSSAMIDRLTIKEATIESMAQGLIEVAAMADPVGSMVKMWQRPNGLSVGKMRIPLGVVCMIYESRPNVTIDAAGLCLKAGNAVVLRGGSEAIHSNRALGQVIAKALAKNGLPETVVQLVPMTDREAVKELLTQEEYIDLVIPRGGEGLIRFVVANSSIPVLKHYKGVCHVYVDRSADHDMAVNICQNGKVQRPGVCNAVETLLVNEAEAAAFLPKVCEVLSRDGVEFRGCPKTCAILKDAKPAQEEDWPAEFLDLILAVKVVKDMDEAMDHIAKYGSLHTETIVTDNYTRAKRFCREVDASAVMVNASTRFNDGGQLGLGAEIGISTSKLHAFGPMGVEELTATKFVVEGQGQIRS; encoded by the coding sequence GTGAGTGTAAACGAAATCATACTCGATATGGCCAAGGCGGCTCGCGCGGCCTCCCGGGAAATTGGCAAATGTTCGGGCCAGGTGAAGGACAAGGTGCTCACAGACATTGCCGCCCTGCTTAAGGAAGAAGCATCCTTTTTATACCAAGAAAACGCCAAGGATTTGGAGGCGGCCAAGGAAAGCGGCCTTAGCTCCGCCATGATCGACCGCTTGACCATCAAGGAAGCCACCATTGAATCCATGGCTCAGGGCCTCATTGAGGTGGCCGCCATGGCCGATCCTGTCGGCTCCATGGTTAAGATGTGGCAGCGCCCCAACGGCTTATCCGTGGGGAAAATGCGCATCCCCCTGGGCGTTGTCTGCATGATCTACGAATCCCGCCCCAACGTAACCATAGACGCGGCAGGCCTTTGTCTCAAAGCCGGAAACGCCGTGGTCCTCCGGGGCGGCTCCGAAGCCATTCATTCCAACCGGGCGCTGGGGCAGGTTATCGCAAAAGCCCTGGCTAAAAACGGCCTGCCCGAAACCGTGGTGCAGCTTGTTCCCATGACGGACCGCGAGGCGGTCAAGGAACTGCTGACACAGGAAGAATACATCGATCTGGTCATCCCCAGGGGAGGGGAGGGACTCATTCGTTTTGTGGTGGCCAACTCCAGCATTCCCGTGCTCAAGCATTACAAGGGCGTGTGCCACGTGTATGTGGATCGGTCGGCGGACCACGACATGGCGGTAAACATTTGCCAAAACGGCAAGGTGCAGCGTCCCGGCGTCTGCAATGCCGTGGAAACCTTGCTGGTCAATGAGGCCGAGGCGGCGGCTTTTCTGCCCAAGGTCTGTGAAGTATTGAGCAGGGACGGCGTGGAATTCAGAGGCTGCCCCAAAACCTGCGCAATCCTTAAAGACGCCAAGCCCGCCCAGGAAGAAGACTGGCCTGCGGAATTTTTGGATCTGATTCTGGCGGTCAAGGTAGTTAAGGATATGGACGAAGCCATGGATCATATCGCCAAATACGGCTCGCTTCATACCGAAACCATTGTCACAGACAACTACACCAGAGCCAAGCGCTTTTGCCGCGAGGTGGACGCTTCGGCGGTTATGGTCAACGCCTCCACCCGGTTCAACGACGGAGGCCAGTTGGGCCTGGGCGCGGAGATAGGCATCAGCACCTCCAAGCTGCATGCATTCGGACCCATGGGCGTGGAAGAGCTCACTGCAACCAAG
- the proB gene encoding glutamate 5-kinase gives MKGQANNNGAVFSGAGNRKEFFSCVKRVVVKVGSGILTEETGLNLKMVKNLSQQLAELHATGREIILVSSGAVAAGVRKMQLAKRPTEIPEKQAAAAVGQASLINEYELAFEEHNVKVAQVLLTRDDLAARRRYLNARNALQTLLAWKVLPIINENDTVVVAELKFGDNDNLSAMIAQLLDVDVVINLTDIDGLYTSDPRTCSDAKIVPYVEKITSALEQSASCHTGQHGTGGMASKVIAAKKAHAAGIPMIVAGGATSGILKKIFDGEEVGTLFAPKSKKMAGKKCWLGFAANPKGLFMIDNGAANALVNNGKSLLPVGIKAVEGAFGVGAPVRVVDLDRRELGIGLTNYSSADARKIKGKPSSELECILKHKAYDEVIHRDNLVVTFEDQEENP, from the coding sequence ATGAAAGGCCAAGCCAATAACAATGGCGCTGTATTTTCAGGCGCCGGCAATCGCAAGGAGTTTTTTTCCTGCGTCAAACGGGTGGTGGTCAAGGTCGGCTCAGGCATATTGACCGAAGAAACCGGCCTTAATTTGAAAATGGTCAAAAATCTTTCCCAGCAACTGGCGGAGCTGCATGCTACAGGCCGGGAAATCATCCTGGTATCCTCCGGCGCCGTGGCCGCGGGCGTACGCAAGATGCAGCTTGCCAAGAGGCCTACGGAAATACCGGAAAAGCAAGCTGCAGCCGCTGTGGGGCAGGCCAGCCTTATCAATGAATATGAACTGGCTTTTGAAGAGCATAATGTAAAGGTCGCCCAGGTGCTGCTTACTCGAGACGACCTGGCGGCCCGCAGACGTTACCTGAACGCTCGAAACGCCCTTCAGACCCTATTAGCCTGGAAGGTGTTGCCTATTATCAACGAAAACGATACGGTGGTGGTTGCTGAGTTAAAATTCGGGGATAACGACAACCTGTCCGCCATGATCGCTCAATTGCTGGATGTGGACGTGGTGATCAATCTGACGGATATCGACGGATTGTACACCAGCGACCCCAGAACCTGTTCAGACGCCAAGATAGTCCCTTACGTCGAAAAGATAACCTCAGCCCTGGAGCAATCGGCAAGTTGCCATACAGGCCAGCACGGCACCGGAGGCATGGCCTCTAAGGTAATCGCCGCCAAAAAAGCGCATGCCGCCGGCATACCAATGATTGTGGCGGGCGGGGCGACTTCAGGCATCTTAAAGAAAATTTTCGATGGGGAGGAAGTAGGGACCCTTTTCGCTCCGAAAAGTAAAAAAATGGCGGGCAAAAAATGCTGGCTGGGCTTTGCAGCCAATCCCAAGGGCCTGTTCATGATCGATAATGGCGCCGCCAACGCCCTGGTTAATAACGGCAAAAGCCTGTTGCCTGTGGGCATCAAGGCCGTAGAAGGCGCCTTTGGGGTAGGCGCTCCGGTTCGCGTGGTGGACTTGGATCGCCGGGAATTGGGGATAGGGCTTACCAATTATTCTTCGGCCGACGCCAGAAAGATCAAGGGCAAGCCAAGCTCCGAACTGGAATGCATTTTAAAGCATAAAGCTTATGACGAAGTGATTCATCGCGACAATTTAGTCGTTACATTTGAAGATCAGGAGGAAAATCCGTGA
- the obgE gene encoding GTPase ObgE produces MKFVDEATLIVQSGDGGRGCVSFRRERFIPRGGPDGGNGGKGGDVVLVATRAKHTLYHFRYKHRFQAQRGGYGSGANRHGKNGEDLLIEVPVGTIVRDAETSEIIADLSVEEERCIVCHGGRGGKGNKHFTSSTYRAPRFAQEGEEGEEKTLRLELKLLADVGLVGLPNAGKSSLITALTAARPKIGAYPFTTLAPSLGVLQDPYGEPVVIADIPGLIEGAAQGAGLGHRFLRHIERNRLLIHLIDASQVTAEDPLASYQAINKELSSYDQALGEKPQIVVLNKMDLPEAEEGACLFKQSCGNLQVLQISAILGEGLDELIEAIFAQLREPGRRPS; encoded by the coding sequence GTGAAATTCGTAGACGAAGCCACCTTGATTGTACAATCAGGCGATGGCGGAAGAGGGTGTGTCAGCTTCCGGCGCGAAAGGTTTATCCCTAGGGGCGGACCGGATGGAGGCAACGGAGGCAAGGGCGGAGACGTGGTGCTTGTCGCTACGCGAGCCAAACACACCCTCTATCATTTTCGTTATAAACATCGTTTCCAGGCGCAACGTGGAGGATACGGCAGTGGAGCCAACCGACACGGAAAAAATGGGGAGGATCTCCTCATTGAAGTGCCCGTGGGTACGATTGTCCGCGATGCGGAAACATCCGAAATCATAGCGGATCTTTCTGTTGAAGAGGAACGGTGTATAGTTTGTCACGGCGGTAGGGGAGGTAAAGGCAACAAGCACTTTACCTCCTCTACCTACCGAGCTCCCAGGTTCGCACAGGAAGGCGAGGAAGGCGAGGAGAAAACCCTCAGGCTGGAACTCAAACTTCTGGCGGACGTCGGCTTGGTGGGCTTGCCCAACGCAGGCAAATCCAGCCTCATCACAGCCCTTACCGCAGCAAGACCCAAAATCGGCGCCTATCCGTTTACCACCCTTGCTCCCAGTCTTGGAGTGCTTCAGGATCCCTACGGAGAGCCTGTTGTCATCGCCGATATCCCCGGCCTTATTGAAGGCGCCGCCCAAGGCGCAGGCCTTGGCCACCGGTTTTTGCGTCATATAGAGCGCAACCGCCTTCTTATCCATCTCATCGACGCCTCGCAGGTGACTGCCGAAGACCCTTTGGCATCGTACCAGGCCATCAATAAGGAACTCAGTTCCTATGATCAGGCTCTGGGCGAAAAGCCCCAAATAGTGGTTTTAAATAAAATGGACCTTCCCGAAGCTGAAGAAGGCGCTTGCCTTTTTAAGCAATCTTGTGGGAATCTGCAGGTATTGCAGATTTCTGCTATATTGGGGGAGGGACTGGACGAACTTATTGAAGCCATATTCGCCCAACTCCGCGAACCGGGCCGCCGACCATCCTGA
- the rpmA gene encoding 50S ribosomal protein L27 yields the protein MAHKKAGGSSRNGRDSNGQRRGVKRYGGEIVRAGNILVRQVGTRIHPGENVGMGRDYTLFATIDGKVAYERKGRDKKKVSVYPV from the coding sequence ATGGCACATAAGAAAGCTGGCGGTAGCTCAAGAAACGGCAGGGATAGTAACGGCCAACGCCGGGGCGTAAAACGCTACGGCGGAGAAATCGTTCGGGCCGGCAATATCCTGGTTCGCCAGGTGGGCACCAGAATTCATCCCGGCGAAAACGTGGGCATGGGCCGCGATTACACTTTGTTCGCCACCATCGATGGCAAAGTCGCCTACGAACGCAAGGGCCGCGACAAGAAAAAAGTGAGCGTATACCCGGTGTGA
- the rplU gene encoding 50S ribosomal protein L21 gives MYAVIATGGKQYKVGEGEIVRVEKLPGEVGDTVRLDQVLLFSDGENVKVGQPTVENVAVDAQIVEQGKAKKVLVFRFKRRKGYRKKQGHRQPFTALKINKIEAGA, from the coding sequence ATGTATGCCGTAATAGCTACCGGCGGAAAACAATACAAAGTAGGTGAAGGCGAAATCGTCCGGGTGGAAAAACTCCCCGGCGAGGTCGGAGACACCGTGCGCCTGGACCAGGTCCTGCTTTTTTCCGACGGCGAAAACGTGAAGGTGGGTCAGCCCACTGTGGAAAATGTGGCTGTAGACGCCCAGATAGTAGAACAGGGCAAAGCCAAAAAAGTCTTGGTCTTCAGGTTTAAAAGGCGCAAAGGCTATAGGAAAAAACAAGGTCACCGGCAGCCTTTCACGGCTCTCAAGATCAATAAAATTGAGGCCGGAGCCTAA
- a CDS encoding Rne/Rng family ribonuclease: MEKKLIINDAGFETRVALVEDGALAELYIERTGESDIVSNIYKGRVMRVLPGMQAAFVDIGLDQAAFIYVDDVVMDFPSDETGSPLIHEDEEEDQEVILLDAEDDDDEIEEAARIIRPPRIRPSIEDMIREGQEIMVQVAKSPIGKKGARVTSRITIPGRFLVLMPTTNHIGVSRRITDSGERNRLKEQLMEARVEPFGYIVRTVCEGIGPEKLTHEVEFLTRVWKRVVHRYWQCSAPSLLHQELSASLRSVRDLFTKEVDRLVIDSERGYREIQDFLEPNMPGLRDAVQYYDRREPIFDAYQLEGDISRLGRKKVWLKSGGYIVIEETEALVSIDVNTGRYVGKGDLSETILKTNLEALKEIAYQLRLRDIGGIIVIDFIDMEKLEDRDKVYQVLVETLKKDRSTTNVLPMSEMGLIQMTRKRTRENINRQLSEPCAYCEGEGIVLSKKSICHNIYREILRQSYDIQGSRISVKAHPEIARFLLEEENITVLSLEQRIETPILIQADPALHIERFEIMEFMDSAPISGG; this comes from the coding sequence ATGGAAAAAAAACTGATAATTAATGACGCCGGATTTGAAACCAGGGTGGCTCTGGTGGAGGACGGCGCTCTTGCTGAGTTATATATCGAACGCACCGGAGAGTCCGATATCGTCAGCAATATATATAAGGGCAGGGTCATGCGGGTTTTGCCCGGCATGCAGGCCGCTTTTGTGGATATAGGTCTGGATCAGGCCGCCTTTATATATGTTGACGACGTGGTCATGGATTTTCCTTCCGATGAAACCGGCTCCCCCCTCATTCATGAAGATGAGGAGGAGGATCAGGAAGTCATTCTGCTGGACGCCGAGGACGATGACGATGAAATTGAGGAAGCCGCCAGAATAATCAGGCCTCCCCGCATTCGGCCCAGCATAGAAGATATGATCCGGGAAGGCCAGGAGATCATGGTGCAGGTGGCTAAGTCGCCCATTGGAAAAAAAGGCGCCAGAGTCACTTCCCGAATTACCATTCCCGGTCGCTTTTTGGTGCTCATGCCCACCACCAATCATATTGGGGTGTCCCGCCGCATCACAGATTCCGGAGAGCGCAACCGCTTAAAAGAGCAATTGATGGAAGCCCGGGTGGAGCCTTTTGGCTACATCGTCCGCACCGTGTGCGAAGGAATAGGGCCTGAAAAACTCACCCACGAGGTGGAATTTCTCACCAGGGTCTGGAAACGCGTGGTCCATCGCTATTGGCAGTGCTCCGCCCCGTCTTTGCTGCATCAGGAGCTTTCAGCCAGTCTGAGGTCGGTCAGGGATCTGTTCACCAAGGAAGTGGACAGGCTGGTGATTGACTCAGAAAGAGGGTACAGGGAAATTCAGGATTTTCTGGAGCCCAACATGCCCGGATTGCGCGACGCCGTACAGTATTACGATCGCCGCGAGCCTATTTTCGACGCCTATCAACTGGAAGGGGATATCTCCCGTTTGGGCCGAAAAAAGGTTTGGCTCAAGTCCGGCGGCTACATAGTGATTGAGGAGACCGAAGCCCTGGTTTCCATCGACGTAAACACCGGCCGTTATGTGGGCAAGGGGGATCTTTCCGAAACCATTCTCAAAACCAACCTGGAGGCGCTGAAGGAAATCGCCTATCAGTTGCGGTTGAGGGATATCGGCGGAATCATCGTCATTGATTTTATAGATATGGAGAAGCTGGAAGACCGGGATAAAGTGTATCAGGTTCTGGTGGAAACCCTGAAAAAGGACCGGAGCACCACCAACGTTCTGCCCATGTCGGAAATGGGATTGATTCAAATGACCCGGAAACGGACCCGGGAAAATATCAATCGCCAGTTGTCAGAGCCTTGCGCTTATTGCGAAGGAGAGGGCATCGTCCTTTCCAAAAAGAGCATCTGCCACAATATTTACAGGGAAATTCTGCGCCAATCCTACGATATCCAGGGATCCCGGATATCCGTAAAGGCGCATCCGGAAATAGCCCGATTCTTATTGGAAGAGGAAAACATCACCGTCCTTTCTTTGGAGCAGCGGATCGAAACGCCTATTTTAATTCAGGCGGATCCCGCCCTGCATATTGAACGGTTTGAGATTATGGAGTTCATGGACTCCGCCCCAATATCCGGTGGTTGA
- a CDS encoding TIGR03960 family B12-binding radical SAM protein, whose product MNKLEKDKILTRVRRPGRYLGTEINSVHKSPEEVKLQVALAFPDLYEIGTSHFGIQILYSILNGREDILAERVYAPDDDLEKLLGEEKIDLFTLESHRPLKDFDWIGISLLYELNYTNMLTMLNLSGIPFYSKDRGDDQPLIIGGGPCACNPEPIADFFDAILIGDGEEAILEMADAWLEWKNKENPVKSDLLDKLAEIRGVYVPSHFEFDAVSEKLTPKPGKQSSVKRTIIPDLNATYFPIDPIVPYSNPVHDRLRLEISRGCGRGCRFCQAGMIYRPVRERTPENLMEYARKSLTQTGYEDISLLSLSVGDYSCLDWLMSGIMKEFSKQQVAVSLPSMRAGTLTRPLMEEIKKVRKTGFTIAPEAGTQRLRDVINKNISEEEIIQTVSDAFYMGWKLIKLYFMIGLPTETQEDVQGIVDLVHKLKDLAGKKADITASIGVFVPKPHTPFQWARQISIEEAWERLDYIKDRLKRPGVKTKWQNPQVSVIEGVFSRGNRKLAPLLVDAWNKGARFDGWSDHFDFHLWRELMEADSINPDDYIGGKPTEEPLPWDHIDMGATKKFLQKELQKALDVEKTPGCSKETCSGCGVCDFSNIQPIFSKSPEKVENQESEEGSENINYRKLMVYYSKTDDARHLGHLEMISQVHRALRRARIPMMYSKGFHPMPKVSFSQALPVGMESLEENFIITVDSRFQPEYMLERLEGRLPEGLEAFRCEPFTKGARAGEPDVIYYKVRLEPEHDEKIMAFSEAKEYIVTHTNHKGKQWELDLAQLVEIQSMGDGAFFLSVKNIPGKSIRPMEILGHILGLSPESLAGCRVVKQPASNAGS is encoded by the coding sequence ATGAATAAACTGGAAAAAGACAAAATATTGACCCGGGTCCGCAGGCCCGGAAGATACCTGGGAACAGAGATCAATTCCGTCCATAAGTCGCCCGAAGAGGTTAAACTGCAGGTCGCACTGGCTTTTCCCGATCTTTATGAAATTGGAACCTCCCATTTCGGAATTCAGATTCTCTACAGCATTTTAAACGGCAGGGAAGACATCCTGGCCGAAAGGGTTTACGCGCCTGACGACGACCTTGAAAAACTGCTGGGCGAAGAAAAAATTGATCTCTTCACTTTGGAAAGCCATCGTCCTTTAAAGGATTTTGACTGGATAGGAATCAGCCTGCTTTATGAGCTTAATTACACCAATATGCTCACTATGTTGAATCTGTCCGGAATTCCATTTTACTCTAAAGATCGCGGCGATGATCAACCTTTAATCATAGGAGGCGGTCCGTGCGCCTGCAATCCGGAGCCGATTGCCGATTTTTTTGACGCTATATTGATTGGAGACGGAGAAGAAGCCATCCTCGAAATGGCTGATGCTTGGCTGGAATGGAAAAATAAGGAAAATCCTGTAAAAAGCGATCTTCTGGACAAACTGGCCGAAATCCGCGGAGTCTACGTACCTTCCCATTTTGAGTTTGACGCAGTATCAGAAAAACTCACTCCTAAGCCCGGCAAGCAAAGCTCCGTCAAAAGAACGATTATTCCGGATTTAAATGCAACGTATTTCCCTATAGATCCCATCGTTCCTTATTCCAATCCGGTGCATGATCGGCTGCGCCTGGAAATTTCCCGCGGGTGCGGCAGGGGATGCCGTTTTTGCCAGGCCGGGATGATTTATAGGCCAGTGCGGGAGAGAACGCCGGAGAACCTCATGGAGTATGCCCGCAAATCCCTGACTCAAACCGGGTATGAGGACATATCCCTCCTGTCCTTAAGCGTGGGGGATTATTCCTGTCTGGATTGGCTCATGAGCGGAATCATGAAGGAATTCAGCAAGCAGCAGGTGGCGGTTTCTTTACCATCCATGCGTGCGGGAACCCTTACCCGCCCTTTGATGGAAGAGATCAAAAAGGTCCGTAAGACGGGATTTACCATAGCGCCGGAAGCCGGAACCCAGCGCTTGCGGGACGTCATCAATAAAAACATCAGCGAAGAGGAAATCATTCAAACCGTTTCCGACGCTTTCTATATGGGGTGGAAGCTGATTAAGCTGTATTTCATGATCGGCCTTCCCACGGAAACCCAGGAAGACGTCCAGGGCATCGTGGACCTGGTGCACAAATTAAAGGATTTGGCCGGAAAGAAAGCCGACATCACCGCCAGCATCGGGGTGTTCGTGCCTAAGCCGCACACTCCGTTTCAATGGGCTCGCCAGATTTCCATTGAGGAGGCGTGGGAGCGCCTGGATTACATCAAAGACAGGCTTAAACGGCCCGGCGTTAAAACAAAATGGCAAAATCCCCAGGTCAGCGTTATTGAAGGGGTATTTTCCCGTGGGAACAGAAAACTGGCCCCTTTGCTGGTCGACGCCTGGAATAAAGGCGCCCGGTTTGACGGCTGGTCCGATCATTTTGATTTTCATCTGTGGCGGGAACTCATGGAGGCCGACAGCATAAATCCGGACGACTATATAGGCGGCAAACCGACGGAAGAGCCTTTGCCCTGGGATCATATAGACATGGGCGCCACGAAGAAATTCCTCCAAAAGGAGTTGCAAAAGGCCCTGGACGTGGAAAAAACCCCGGGCTGCAGCAAGGAAACCTGCTCCGGTTGCGGGGTGTGCGATTTTTCCAATATACAGCCTATATTTTCAAAAAGTCCTGAAAAAGTCGAAAACCAGGAATCCGAGGAGGGCTCGGAGAATATAAACTATAGGAAGCTGATGGTTTATTATTCCAAAACAGACGACGCCCGCCACCTGGGCCATTTGGAAATGATCAGCCAGGTGCACAGAGCCTTGCGAAGAGCGCGCATACCCATGATGTATTCCAAGGGATTCCACCCCATGCCCAAGGTCTCGTTTTCTCAGGCCTTGCCGGTGGGAATGGAAAGCCTGGAAGAAAATTTTATCATAACTGTAGACAGCCGCTTTCAGCCCGAGTACATGTTGGAGCGCCTTGAAGGGCGGCTGCCCGAGGGTTTGGAAGCGTTCCGGTGCGAACCCTTTACCAAAGGAGCCAGGGCGGGAGAGCCGGACGTTATATATTACAAGGTTAGGCTCGAGCCGGAGCATGATGAAAAAATAATGGCCTTTAGCGAGGCGAAAGAGTATATTGTAACGCATACGAATCATAAGGGAAAGCAATGGGAGCTTGATCTGGCCCAATTGGTTGAAATACAATCAATGGGGGATGGAGCCTTTTTCTTGTCTGTAAAAAATATTCCGGGAAAGAGCATCCGGCCCATGGAGATTCTCGGTCATATATTGGGACTCTCTCCCGAATCGTTGGCGGGATGCCGCGTGGTTAAGCAGCCTGCATCCAACGCAGGGAGTTGA